From a single Bacillus gobiensis genomic region:
- a CDS encoding M20 metallopeptidase family protein: MKDSWIRLRAHQLADQMIGWRRHLHQYPELSFQEYETSRFIVEELRKIPGMEIETGVGTETSVVATISSGSGPVVAVRADIDALPIIEETNHSYSSLSTGVMHACGHDAHAAILLAVAALLGEAREKGELNGTVKLIFQPAEEAADHLGKTGALYLVEAGVLDEAECVIALHMSPEHRVGDILIHDGYSMANVDVFEATIHGTGGHGAYPHLGSDPIWMLGPVLQAIHGIVARHISPLDPAVISIGEVRAGTASNVIPPEVYLQGTMRSYSPDVRKILIEKLRKAFSIVESFDGTYSLSVNKGEPALYNNPSVNHVIRQTVHHLYPAMKQLDLPFGLGGEDFSHMALKIPGAMFFLGCALQDGKHRELHTPVFDIDESCMPIGASILTQTAMNILNRNSEIQNDTSGLKIV; the protein is encoded by the coding sequence GTGAAAGACAGCTGGATACGTTTACGAGCACATCAACTCGCTGATCAAATGATAGGCTGGCGGCGACACCTGCATCAATACCCTGAATTGAGCTTTCAAGAATATGAAACGTCCCGTTTTATTGTTGAAGAGCTGAGAAAAATTCCCGGAATGGAAATCGAGACAGGGGTAGGGACAGAGACATCGGTTGTTGCCACTATTTCTTCCGGAAGCGGTCCGGTCGTTGCAGTTCGGGCAGATATTGATGCACTGCCTATCATCGAGGAAACGAACCATTCGTATTCCTCTCTTTCAACCGGAGTGATGCACGCCTGCGGCCACGATGCCCATGCTGCAATCCTGCTGGCTGTGGCTGCTCTTTTAGGAGAAGCTCGCGAGAAAGGTGAGTTGAATGGAACGGTAAAGCTTATTTTTCAGCCAGCAGAGGAAGCTGCAGATCATCTGGGTAAAACCGGCGCCCTTTATTTAGTGGAAGCGGGAGTTCTTGACGAAGCGGAATGTGTGATTGCCTTGCATATGAGTCCTGAGCACCGGGTTGGAGACATTCTCATTCATGATGGATACAGCATGGCCAATGTTGATGTTTTTGAAGCGACGATACACGGAACAGGCGGGCATGGTGCGTATCCTCATCTTGGATCTGATCCGATTTGGATGTTGGGTCCTGTATTGCAAGCCATCCATGGAATTGTTGCGCGACATATTTCTCCGTTAGATCCGGCGGTTATTAGTATCGGAGAAGTAAGAGCGGGGACGGCAAGTAATGTGATTCCTCCGGAAGTATATCTGCAAGGCACGATGCGCAGTTATTCACCAGATGTGCGCAAAATCCTTATCGAAAAATTAAGAAAAGCCTTCTCAATCGTGGAAAGCTTTGACGGAACTTATTCACTTTCAGTAAATAAAGGGGAACCGGCTCTTTATAACAATCCGTCTGTGAATCATGTGATTCGCCAAACTGTTCATCATCTTTATCCAGCAATGAAGCAGCTGGATCTGCCGTTTGGCCTCGGAGGAGAAGATTTTTCCCATATGGCTCTGAAGATTCCTGGAGCCATGTTTTTCTTAGGCTGTGCCCTGCAAGACGGAAAACACCGGGAATTGCATACCCCTGTCTTTGATATTGATGAAAGCTGTATGCCAATCGGAGCTTCTATCTTAACGCAAACAGCCATGAACATTTTAAATCGGAATTCAGAAATACAGAACGATACGTCCGGACTAAAAATCGTCTGA
- a CDS encoding cyclodeaminase, translating to MYLFEENDIRKHVKLDQTAIQLIEGGFTQLAAGNVTLPPIMRIDVPEHNGEVDVKSAYIKGLDSFALKISSGFFNNPSLGLPSLSGMMMLFQSKTGLPEAVLLDNGYLTDVRTAAAGAVAANHLVKQKLQYAGVIGTGLQARLQMHALYAVRPFKAITVFGRSEEAVRVYASEMEKALGVTVRIADSPEQVVKESEAVVTTTPSKQPLIKANWIHPGLHITAMGSDAEHKQELEAQVFTKADVIVCDVKSQCFRLGELHHAKDQGILSEETESILELGELTSMKKTGRQNESQVTVCDLTGTGVQDTVIARFAYEQLITRGRGLVLGKDTANTK from the coding sequence ATGTATTTATTTGAAGAGAATGATATACGTAAGCATGTGAAATTGGATCAGACAGCTATTCAGTTAATTGAGGGAGGCTTTACTCAGCTTGCGGCAGGAAACGTCACTTTACCTCCGATCATGAGAATTGATGTGCCGGAGCATAACGGAGAGGTTGATGTCAAATCTGCATATATCAAAGGATTGGACTCGTTTGCTTTAAAAATTTCTTCCGGTTTTTTTAATAATCCTTCTCTTGGTTTGCCAAGCTTAAGCGGCATGATGATGCTGTTCCAATCGAAAACAGGACTCCCTGAAGCCGTGCTTTTAGACAATGGATATCTGACAGATGTTAGAACGGCTGCAGCAGGTGCTGTTGCGGCAAATCATTTGGTGAAACAAAAGCTTCAGTATGCCGGCGTAATTGGGACAGGCTTGCAAGCTAGATTACAAATGCATGCCTTGTACGCTGTACGGCCGTTTAAAGCAATCACTGTCTTCGGTCGTTCGGAAGAAGCAGTACGCGTCTATGCGAGTGAAATGGAAAAAGCTCTAGGAGTTACCGTTCGAATTGCGGACAGCCCTGAGCAGGTTGTCAAGGAAAGTGAGGCTGTTGTGACGACAACACCGTCTAAACAGCCGCTGATCAAAGCGAATTGGATTCATCCGGGTCTGCACATCACGGCAATGGGCTCAGATGCAGAGCATAAACAGGAGCTGGAAGCACAGGTTTTTACAAAGGCAGACGTCATCGTTTGTGATGTGAAATCTCAGTGTTTTCGCTTAGGCGAGCTGCACCATGCAAAAGATCAGGGGATTCTTTCTGAAGAAACAGAATCGATCCTTGAACTAGGAGAACTTACATCAATGAAAAAAACAGGCCGCCAAAACGAGAGCCAAGTGACTGTGTGTGATCTAACAGGCACCGGCGTTCAAGATACAGTGATTGCCAGATTTGCCTATGAACAATTAATAACCCGGGGACGAGGACTAGTTCTAGGCAAAGATACTGCAAACACAAAATAG
- the ehuC gene encoding ectoine/hydroxyectoine ABC transporter permease subunit EhuC, producing MYSIPDLAKPLLSGAAVTLQVMIYSAVLAAILAFLFGFMKLSQVKLLKIISGIYIEIFRGTSLLIQLFWLYFALPMFGVQLSAMAAGVLALGLNYGAYGAEVVRGSILAVPKGQTEATIALNMEPAQRMRLVILPQAIMLMIPSFGNLLIELLKGTALVSLVTLSDLTFQAMSLRTTTMQTTEIFTLLLLFYFIIAYPITLGVRWFEKRLSARRVS from the coding sequence ATGTATTCGATCCCGGATTTAGCTAAGCCGCTTTTAAGTGGAGCTGCCGTCACATTGCAAGTCATGATTTATTCTGCTGTTCTTGCTGCGATTCTCGCATTTTTATTCGGATTTATGAAGCTATCACAAGTAAAGCTTTTGAAAATCATTTCCGGGATTTATATTGAAATATTCCGCGGAACCTCATTATTGATTCAATTATTCTGGCTTTACTTCGCGCTGCCAATGTTTGGAGTTCAGCTATCGGCTATGGCAGCGGGGGTTTTAGCCCTCGGTCTTAATTACGGTGCATATGGTGCAGAAGTTGTTCGCGGTTCGATTTTGGCCGTGCCCAAGGGGCAAACGGAAGCGACGATTGCCTTAAATATGGAGCCCGCACAAAGGATGAGACTTGTTATTTTGCCTCAAGCAATTATGCTTATGATCCCTTCGTTTGGAAACCTGTTAATTGAACTGCTTAAAGGAACGGCGCTTGTTTCACTCGTTACCTTGTCCGATTTGACATTTCAAGCGATGTCATTACGAACGACAACGATGCAAACAACAGAAATTTTCACGTTGCTATTACTGTTTTACTTTATTATTGCGTATCCAATCACATTGGGAGTTCGGTGGTTTGAGAAAAGGCTGTCGGCAAGGAGGGTGTCGTAA
- the eutB gene encoding hydroxyectoine utilization dehydratase EutB, with the protein MTTIQQKKETLISVQDVWKAKQAIGSIIQKTPLVHSPALSNEHTNVYIKYEHLHDSGAFKMRGAVNAMLHLSEKQRSLGVTTFSTGNHGAAVALAAKKLGIRSCICVSKRVPQAKLEAIKKLGAELEISGDGQDDAEARCYELERKKGLTVIPPFDHPHVIAGQGTIALELLEDLPQVDCVIGGLSGGGLLSGIGMVMKHTNPSIEIIGLSMEKGAAMHKSLKSGQAVTVAEHPTLADSLLGGIGKNNQYTFNMAKRYVDRSLLIPEDSIAKGMAYLYKHHHIIIEGAAAIAAGALIDRLIEPSCSEIVLISSGCNVDLQTHAKAIQPYL; encoded by the coding sequence ATGACTACGATTCAACAGAAAAAAGAAACTCTTATCTCTGTTCAAGATGTATGGAAAGCCAAACAAGCCATTGGATCAATTATTCAAAAAACTCCCCTTGTCCATTCGCCGGCTCTATCAAACGAGCATACAAATGTATATATTAAATATGAGCATCTTCACGACAGCGGAGCTTTTAAAATGAGGGGGGCAGTTAATGCGATGCTTCACTTATCGGAAAAACAACGATCGTTAGGTGTGACTACTTTTTCTACCGGTAACCACGGCGCAGCAGTTGCATTAGCCGCTAAAAAACTGGGCATTCGCTCTTGTATTTGCGTATCCAAACGCGTTCCCCAAGCAAAGCTTGAAGCGATAAAAAAACTAGGTGCTGAGCTGGAAATCAGCGGAGATGGACAAGATGACGCAGAAGCACGCTGTTACGAACTTGAAAGGAAAAAAGGATTAACAGTAATCCCTCCTTTTGATCACCCTCACGTGATCGCTGGCCAAGGTACGATTGCCCTTGAACTATTAGAAGACCTGCCGCAAGTTGATTGTGTGATCGGAGGATTGTCCGGCGGTGGCCTTCTTTCCGGAATTGGAATGGTGATGAAGCATACAAATCCTTCTATTGAAATCATCGGCCTTTCAATGGAAAAAGGAGCAGCGATGCACAAAAGCCTCAAATCCGGACAAGCGGTTACTGTGGCAGAGCATCCAACTCTTGCCGACAGTTTATTAGGCGGTATCGGAAAGAACAATCAGTACACCTTTAACATGGCGAAGCGCTATGTTGATCGATCGCTCTTAATCCCTGAGGACTCCATTGCAAAGGGTATGGCTTACTTATATAAGCATCACCACATCATCATAGAAGGTGCAGCGGCGATTGCTGCAGGAGCATTAATAGATCGACTAATTGAGCCATCGTGTTCTGAAATTGTCCTCATATCGAGCGGATGCAATGTTGATTTACAAACTCACGCAAAAGCAATTCAACCCTATCTTTAA
- a CDS encoding cystathionine gamma-synthase family protein, with protein MEKQNEASMGTKAVWAGEKEVLVHGATQVPVVVSVAYNYDDMDEWYDVAVGKKKGHIYGRNTNPTVQAFENKVRIMEGAEAATSFSTGMAAVSNTLYTFLKPGDRIVSIKDTYGGTNKIFTEFLPNMGVEVALCDTGDHEAIEKEVEKGCKLLYLETPTNPTVKITDIKRVAKTGKDTGAIVIVDNTFATPINQNPLKLGANLVLHSATKFLGGHADALGGVVCGSKELIEPIYHYREINGATMDPWAAYLILRGMKTLKLRMKEQTKNAKAIAKFLQAQDLVEDVFYPGLETHTNHEIAKEQMNDFGAMMSFSLKGGMDAVKLLLPNLKYANRAANLGAVETTYGPARTTSHVECTPEERAAMGIPEGLVRISVGIEEEEDLIQDLEQAFAILKEKHASISL; from the coding sequence ATGGAAAAACAAAACGAAGCGAGCATGGGAACAAAAGCTGTTTGGGCAGGAGAAAAAGAAGTACTAGTGCACGGCGCTACGCAAGTGCCTGTTGTTGTAAGTGTTGCCTACAATTATGACGATATGGATGAATGGTACGATGTCGCCGTTGGGAAAAAGAAGGGCCATATCTATGGAAGGAATACAAACCCAACGGTACAAGCATTTGAAAATAAAGTGCGGATCATGGAAGGTGCAGAAGCTGCAACAAGCTTTTCAACCGGAATGGCTGCGGTAAGCAATACGCTCTACACTTTTTTGAAGCCGGGAGATCGGATTGTATCCATTAAAGATACGTATGGAGGAACGAACAAAATTTTCACGGAGTTTTTGCCGAATATGGGGGTTGAGGTGGCTCTTTGCGATACAGGAGATCATGAGGCGATTGAAAAAGAAGTAGAAAAAGGCTGCAAGCTTCTATACTTGGAAACTCCGACAAATCCAACGGTGAAAATTACGGATATTAAGAGAGTAGCAAAGACCGGCAAAGACACTGGAGCAATCGTTATCGTAGACAATACCTTTGCTACCCCGATCAACCAGAACCCCCTCAAGCTTGGAGCGAATCTCGTCCTGCACAGCGCGACGAAATTTCTGGGCGGACATGCGGATGCGCTGGGAGGCGTCGTTTGCGGTTCGAAGGAACTCATTGAGCCAATCTATCATTATCGGGAAATCAATGGCGCGACAATGGATCCGTGGGCAGCTTATCTAATTCTGCGCGGGATGAAAACGTTGAAGCTGCGCATGAAAGAGCAAACAAAAAATGCGAAAGCGATCGCAAAATTTTTACAAGCTCAAGACCTGGTTGAAGATGTTTTCTACCCTGGTTTAGAGACTCACACTAACCATGAGATCGCCAAGGAGCAAATGAACGATTTTGGCGCGATGATGAGCTTCTCGTTAAAAGGTGGAATGGATGCCGTGAAGCTGCTGCTTCCGAATCTTAAATACGCAAACCGCGCCGCAAATTTAGGTGCCGTGGAAACGACGTACGGCCCTGCGCGGACGACCAGCCACGTCGAGTGTACACCTGAAGAAAGAGCGGCGATGGGGATTCCGGAAGGGCTTGTCCGAATTTCTGTCGGAATCGAAGAGGAAGAGGATCTCATTCAAGATCTTGAGCAAGCATTTGCAATCTTAAAGGAGAAACATGCGTCCATAAGCTTATAA
- a CDS encoding PucR family transcriptional regulator: protein MNYSVKDVLSLPIMKEAALVTGEKSITARVTESIAVIEIPVEDFVRENELILSTGIGCGSNPSLFLSFVGEVYSAGAAALAIAVGRHVQEIPEDVIQFANEKNFPLIELPWEIRFSDIIKTVLEEIHQWQKDELQKTDQIQRKLLQYFLENKTIYDALNFLGKKFSAHAFIIKQDSDFTLTSSPEKLTGSRHFYFEHSSPAVLYNENGSLVQLTPIQLTNWETGMFVLESEAPASLPISWTILNQAVSALNLWLQKEQSKLDNALKEKEELIQQLIKNERHSKSELETAAASLEIDIALPYVCIIGHQETDGFDRVPNPLSRKVENLLYSCADKLKKKIICAFTRDKLIIFLEASREEANRSAHQFLDEFEPKIKAIENAEFSWGIGENHAGTYSFHTSYKDALIALEIGRNHKGSGTRSTYANTGVFRMLSVLAKDSNAAEMMHKTIGAIAAYDKERGLDLLHTLASYLQNQGNVSQTSRILSLHRQSLLYRLNKIEALSGRSLGNPDDLFLLQLCLKLWTIRFEAI from the coding sequence GTGAATTATTCTGTGAAAGATGTGCTATCTCTTCCAATAATGAAAGAGGCAGCGTTGGTAACCGGAGAGAAAAGTATTACAGCTCGAGTAACAGAATCCATTGCGGTGATTGAAATTCCGGTTGAAGATTTTGTTAGGGAAAACGAGCTCATCCTGTCAACCGGAATCGGCTGCGGATCGAATCCATCACTCTTTCTATCATTTGTAGGTGAAGTTTATTCCGCCGGTGCAGCTGCTCTGGCTATTGCAGTAGGCAGACATGTTCAAGAAATACCTGAAGACGTTATCCAATTTGCGAATGAAAAGAATTTTCCTCTTATTGAGCTTCCTTGGGAAATACGCTTTTCAGATATCATAAAAACAGTACTTGAAGAAATTCATCAATGGCAAAAAGACGAATTACAGAAGACTGATCAAATCCAAAGGAAGCTGCTGCAATACTTTTTAGAAAACAAAACGATTTATGATGCATTGAATTTTTTAGGAAAGAAATTCTCAGCCCATGCTTTCATTATCAAACAGGATTCTGACTTTACTCTCACTTCCTCGCCCGAAAAATTAACCGGATCCCGCCATTTCTATTTTGAACATTCATCTCCTGCTGTTTTGTATAACGAGAACGGATCACTTGTTCAGCTTACTCCTATCCAATTGACAAATTGGGAAACAGGAATGTTCGTATTGGAGTCAGAAGCACCCGCTTCACTGCCTATTTCATGGACAATTCTTAACCAAGCTGTCTCGGCACTAAATCTTTGGCTTCAAAAAGAACAGTCAAAGCTTGATAATGCCCTTAAAGAAAAAGAAGAGCTCATACAACAGTTAATAAAAAATGAGCGCCATTCTAAATCGGAACTGGAAACAGCGGCCGCTTCATTGGAAATAGATATTGCCTTGCCTTATGTATGTATTATCGGACACCAGGAAACCGATGGATTTGATCGCGTGCCTAATCCACTATCAAGGAAAGTGGAGAATCTTTTATACTCTTGTGCTGACAAACTGAAAAAGAAAATAATCTGCGCATTTACCAGAGACAAGCTGATTATCTTTCTTGAAGCATCGAGAGAAGAAGCGAATCGGTCCGCCCACCAATTTCTTGATGAATTCGAACCAAAAATAAAAGCAATAGAAAACGCGGAATTCTCGTGGGGAATCGGTGAAAACCATGCAGGGACTTATTCTTTTCATACAAGCTATAAGGATGCTCTTATTGCATTAGAAATCGGCAGAAATCATAAAGGTTCTGGTACGAGAAGCACCTATGCCAATACCGGGGTCTTTCGAATGTTATCCGTATTAGCAAAAGACTCAAACGCTGCAGAAATGATGCACAAAACGATCGGTGCAATTGCAGCCTATGATAAAGAAAGAGGTCTTGATTTACTGCACACCCTCGCTTCCTATTTACAAAATCAAGGAAACGTCAGCCAAACCTCACGTATTCTTTCTCTCCATCGCCAGTCGCTGCTATATCGATTGAATAAAATTGAAGCATTATCAGGTAGATCGCTGGGAAATCCGGATGACCTCTTTTTGCTTCAATTGTGCTTAAAGCTCTGGACCATTCGGTTTGAAGCGATTTAA
- a CDS encoding YolD-like family protein, whose amino-acid sequence MILNALRKNSFITVNYYENGSLKTSKGRISHLNVYEQHLTLIDEHKKTYSIRLSAIKEIQ is encoded by the coding sequence GTGATACTTAATGCATTAAGAAAGAACAGCTTCATTACGGTTAACTATTATGAAAACGGTTCCTTAAAAACGAGTAAAGGACGAATTTCTCACCTTAATGTATATGAACAGCATCTTACACTTATCGATGAGCATAAAAAGACGTATTCAATCCGGTTATCCGCCATTAAAGAAATCCAGTAA
- a CDS encoding SDR family oxidoreductase, translating into MYPDLQGKTVVITGAGTGLGQAMALRFGQEKANVVINYFKEEENPDDTIKEIERSGGKAIKIQGDVSKEEDIKQMIQKAVSEFGSLDIMVNNAGIENEVPSDELTLEDWNRVISTNLTGMFLGCREAIDYMLDHGIKGSVINMSSVHQQIPWPHFVHYAASKGGAKLLTETLALEYAPKGIRVNAIGPGAIDTPINAEKFADEKLKEGVVELIPMGYIGKPEEVAACAVWLSSSEASYVTGLTLYVDGGMTKYPGFQAGKG; encoded by the coding sequence ATGTATCCAGATTTACAAGGAAAGACAGTTGTTATTACCGGGGCAGGAACTGGTCTCGGGCAGGCAATGGCTCTTAGATTTGGCCAAGAAAAAGCAAACGTGGTTATCAATTATTTTAAAGAGGAAGAAAACCCAGATGATACAATAAAAGAAATTGAAAGAAGCGGCGGAAAAGCGATAAAAATCCAGGGAGATGTTTCAAAAGAAGAGGACATCAAACAAATGATTCAAAAAGCTGTTAGTGAATTTGGCTCTCTTGACATAATGGTGAACAATGCCGGAATTGAAAACGAAGTGCCTTCAGATGAGCTTACCTTAGAGGATTGGAATCGCGTCATCTCGACGAATTTAACCGGGATGTTTTTGGGATGTCGAGAAGCGATTGACTACATGCTTGACCACGGCATTAAAGGTTCTGTTATTAATATGTCATCTGTTCATCAGCAAATCCCTTGGCCGCATTTTGTACATTACGCAGCAAGTAAAGGGGGCGCGAAGCTTTTGACAGAAACATTAGCTCTTGAATATGCTCCGAAAGGAATCCGTGTAAATGCCATCGGACCGGGCGCGATTGATACGCCGATTAACGCTGAAAAATTTGCGGATGAAAAATTAAAGGAAGGCGTTGTCGAGCTTATTCCAATGGGGTATATAGGTAAACCCGAAGAGGTAGCCGCATGTGCAGTCTGGCTTTCTTCAAGCGAAGCAAGCTATGTGACTGGGCTCACCCTTTATGTGGACGGCGGCATGACGAAATATCCTGGATTCCAGGCAGGAAAAGGGTAA
- a CDS encoding M24 family metallopeptidase, whose amino-acid sequence MSFDVAEYKQRIKKTKQRMEEKGIDVLLLTDPANINYLSGYDGWSFYVHQMLVVLLDEEQPFWIGRGQDANAAKVTTWLDENHIIPYTDDFVQSTVKHPMDFVSSILKEIGQHNRAIGIEMDAYYFTAKSFLQLQKGLPNATFTDATSLVNFVRIIKSDREIDFMKKAARIVEKAMQTGIDSIKEGVRECDAVAKIYEAQISGTDSFGGDYPAIVPLLPSGEKTSTPHLTWTDDRYKSGDPVILELAGCYKRYHAPMARTAIIGQPSSQVKYLADVVIEGLNETLAAIKPGMTCEEVEGVWRKSIAKSGFVKDSRIGYSMGLNYPPDWGEHTASLRQGDTTILQPNMTFHLIPGIWLDHYGVEISESFRVTENGCEVFADFPRELFVKPESISVRR is encoded by the coding sequence CTGTCATTTGATGTCGCTGAATATAAACAACGGATTAAGAAGACAAAGCAGAGAATGGAAGAAAAGGGAATAGACGTTTTGCTGCTGACGGATCCGGCAAATATCAATTATTTATCGGGATATGACGGATGGTCATTTTATGTTCATCAGATGCTAGTCGTATTGCTTGATGAGGAGCAGCCGTTTTGGATTGGTCGAGGCCAGGATGCAAACGCCGCTAAGGTGACGACCTGGCTTGATGAAAATCATATCATTCCGTACACTGATGATTTTGTTCAATCGACAGTAAAGCATCCAATGGATTTTGTGAGCAGCATTTTAAAAGAAATCGGACAGCATAACCGTGCGATCGGTATCGAAATGGATGCGTATTACTTTACAGCGAAAAGCTTTTTGCAGCTGCAAAAAGGATTGCCGAATGCGACATTTACCGATGCGACCAGCCTTGTCAATTTCGTACGAATCATTAAATCAGATCGGGAAATTGACTTTATGAAGAAAGCCGCCCGCATTGTCGAAAAAGCGATGCAGACAGGGATTGATTCGATTAAGGAAGGCGTTCGTGAATGTGATGCGGTTGCTAAGATCTATGAAGCACAAATTAGCGGAACAGACAGTTTTGGCGGGGATTATCCTGCGATTGTTCCGTTGCTCCCGTCCGGAGAAAAAACGTCGACTCCGCATTTGACATGGACGGATGACAGATACAAAAGCGGAGATCCGGTCATACTGGAGCTCGCAGGCTGCTACAAAAGGTACCATGCTCCCATGGCTCGAACAGCAATCATCGGCCAACCAAGCTCCCAAGTAAAATACTTGGCTGACGTTGTGATTGAAGGTTTAAATGAAACACTCGCTGCGATCAAACCTGGTATGACTTGCGAGGAAGTCGAAGGTGTGTGGAGAAAAAGCATTGCAAAAAGCGGGTTTGTCAAGGATTCCCGTATTGGTTATTCAATGGGGTTGAACTATCCTCCAGACTGGGGCGAGCATACCGCAAGTCTTCGTCAAGGGGATACAACCATTCTTCAGCCGAACATGACGTTTCATTTAATCCCGGGAATCTGGCTTGACCATTATGGAGTAGAAATAAGTGAGTCGTTTCGGGTAACAGAAAATGGATGCGAGGTGTTTGCCGATTTTCCTAGAGAGCTGTTTGTTAAGCCTGAGTCTATAAGTGTCAGAAGGTGA
- a CDS encoding GRP family sugar transporter: MGILFALLPAITWGSLVLVSVKLKGSPYQQALGTTIGALIFSIVIFLFKRPELTSVVWGVSIVSGILWTIGQMNQFASVRHLGVSMAVPMSTGMQLFCTTLIGVIVFREWTTISVILIGSLAIICIIAGVVFTSIGQQSQNGEEKSIKKGIVILLISTVGYVGYVVLIRWFNIDGWSAVFPQSVGMVLAAIALTAKHQPISKYTLRNLISGIWWAIGNLGLLLAIPLIGVAVSFSMAQTGIVLSTLGGIYLLKEEVSKKSLVILGCLLIIAGGVLLGITK, translated from the coding sequence TTGGGAATTCTATTTGCTCTTTTGCCTGCGATTACATGGGGCAGTTTAGTCCTTGTTAGTGTAAAGCTTAAAGGAAGCCCATATCAGCAGGCACTGGGAACAACGATTGGAGCCTTAATCTTTTCTATCGTCATATTTCTTTTCAAAAGGCCGGAGTTAACCTCGGTTGTATGGGGAGTGTCCATTGTTTCCGGTATTTTATGGACGATCGGACAAATGAACCAATTTGCAAGCGTCAGGCATCTTGGCGTTTCCATGGCAGTACCTATGTCTACTGGAATGCAGCTATTTTGTACAACGCTTATTGGTGTGATTGTATTTAGAGAGTGGACAACGATATCCGTCATTCTCATTGGTTCTCTTGCGATTATATGTATTATTGCCGGAGTTGTGTTCACATCGATCGGACAACAATCCCAGAACGGTGAAGAAAAAAGCATAAAAAAGGGAATTGTGATCTTACTCATTTCAACTGTTGGCTATGTAGGGTACGTCGTCTTAATACGCTGGTTTAATATTGACGGCTGGTCAGCGGTGTTTCCCCAATCTGTAGGAATGGTTTTGGCTGCTATTGCCTTAACTGCCAAACATCAGCCCATCAGTAAATACACGTTGAGAAACTTGATTTCAGGCATATGGTGGGCAATTGGAAATTTAGGGTTGCTTTTGGCCATTCCGCTCATAGGTGTAGCCGTCAGCTTTTCAATGGCTCAAACAGGAATTGTTCTATCCACGCTTGGCGGAATTTATTTGCTGAAAGAAGAAGTCTCAAAAAAATCACTTGTCATCTTAGGCTGCCTGCTAATCATTGCCGGCGGCGTACTACTTGGCATTACGAAATAG
- the ehuB gene encoding ectoine/hydroxyectoine ABC transporter substrate-binding protein EhuB, whose amino-acid sequence MKKWLSGLIIGFLCIGLFGCSSSASSNGSASGGESTLEKAKKAGSVTVGFANETPYAYQTPDGKLTGEAVEVARAVLKNLGIDEMKGVLTEFGSLIPGLNANRFDIITAGMYITPERCKQVDFANPEYSIGEAIAVKKGNPLNIKNYDDIKNNKDIKVAVMSGAIQSDYLTKYGIDKGQIQFVSDNPSAISALQSGRADVIEMTGPSLQSVLDAAKDGSIERVMDFEQPVIDGQSVRGYGASVFRKADSDFREAFNQELEKMKESGELLEILKKFGFTEQELPGDKTAEALCSPSS is encoded by the coding sequence ATGAAAAAATGGCTGTCAGGTCTTATCATTGGATTCTTATGCATTGGATTATTTGGATGTTCTTCTTCAGCTTCATCGAATGGTTCAGCAAGCGGCGGAGAATCAACATTAGAAAAAGCAAAAAAAGCAGGATCGGTGACGGTTGGATTTGCCAATGAAACGCCATATGCGTACCAAACTCCCGATGGAAAATTAACCGGGGAAGCAGTTGAAGTCGCCCGGGCTGTTCTCAAAAACTTGGGGATTGACGAAATGAAAGGCGTATTGACAGAATTCGGCTCATTAATTCCAGGATTGAATGCCAATCGGTTCGATATCATTACTGCCGGCATGTATATAACCCCCGAGCGATGTAAGCAAGTCGACTTTGCAAATCCAGAGTACAGCATTGGCGAAGCGATCGCAGTGAAAAAGGGAAATCCGCTTAACATTAAAAACTATGACGATATTAAAAACAACAAAGATATAAAAGTCGCCGTCATGAGCGGAGCCATTCAAAGCGATTACTTAACAAAATACGGAATTGACAAAGGCCAAATTCAATTTGTATCAGATAATCCGAGCGCCATTTCCGCCTTGCAATCAGGAAGGGCAGATGTCATTGAAATGACAGGGCCTTCTCTTCAATCCGTATTAGATGCGGCAAAGGATGGCAGCATCGAACGTGTCATGGATTTTGAACAGCCTGTGATTGACGGGCAAAGTGTGCGCGGTTATGGAGCGAGCGTATTCCGTAAAGCAGACTCAGATTTCCGTGAAGCATTTAACCAAGAGCTCGAAAAAATGAAAGAATCAGGCGAGCTTCTGGAAATATTAAAAAAATTCGGTTTTACGGAGCAAGAGCTTCCTGGAGATAAAACAGCTGAAGCACTATGCAGTCCATCAAGTTAA